TTTCCGGTTGCAGCAAGCGCGAAGTGGGCCGGCGGGTGCGCGCGGCGCTCGATAAGGTGGGCCTGCTACACAAGGAAAACCAGAATCCCATCGTGCTCTCCGGTGGCGAGCAGCAGCGGGTGGGCATCGCCCGCGCGGTGGTGAACAAGCCGGCGCTGCTGGTGGCGGATGAGCCCACCGGCAACCTGGATCCCAAGCTATCAGAAGAAATTATGGAGCTGTTTCGGCAGTTCAATGCCGTCGGTACCACAGTACTGATCGCCAGCCACGACCTCGAACTGATCGCGCGCATGCGCCAGCGGGTGCTGACCCTGCACGCGGGGCAACTGATCTATGACGGATACCCGAGCCGTGAACCAGCGTATTAAGCCCGCCTCAAGATTGTCCAATTCCCCGGCGGTGGAGCGCCCGCGCACCACCGGTGCAGTCACCGCGCGCACCAGTGGCGGCGACCGCCTGCGGAGCTGGCTGGGGCACCACCGGGAAATGTGGCGCGAATGCTGGGTGCGTTTTTTCGCCTCGCCCATGTCCAGCGGTATGACCGCGCTGGTGATCGCCATCGCCCTCGCCCTGCCCGCGGCACTGCAGCTGGGGCTCACCAACTTCCAGCGCGCGGTGGCGGGCTGGGACGGGCAGCCGCAGATTTCCGTGTTCCTGCAAAAGCGCGCCAAAGAGGCGGTGGTTGCCGATTGGGCCGAGGACCTGCGTGCGGATCCGTTGGTGGCGGCAGTGACTTACATTTCTCCCGAGCAGGCGCTGGCGGAGTTTCAGCAGGCGTCTGGACTGGGAGACGCCCTTGCCGGTATGGAAAACAACCCGCTGCCGGCAGTATTGCTGGTGCGTTCAGCCGGTTCTGACAATAGCGATCTGGAGGCACTGGCGGAACGCTTGCGCGCCAGTGCGCTGACAGACTCGGTAGTGTTGGATATGGCCTGGGTGCAGCGGCTGGCACAGCTTACGGCGCTGGGGCGACGCATGAGTCTTGGGCTGGCCTTTTTGCTGGCGCTGGGAGTATTGCTGGTGGTAGTGAATAGTATCCGCCTGCATATCGAGAACCGCCGGGAGGAGATTCTGGTCGTCAAACTGGTGGGCGGTACCGATGCCTTCGTGCGCCGGCCATTTCTGTATACCGGGCTCTGCTACGGCCTGGTTGGTGGTTTGATTGCCTGGCTGCTGGTGAGTGTCGGGGTGTGGTTGCTGGCGGGACCAGTGAGCGGCTTGGCAAATCTCTATGGCAGCGGCTTCAGGCTCGATGGCCCGGGGGTCACCTATCTGTTCGGACTCGCCGGTGGCGCCGCGCTATTGGGCCTGACCGGCGCCTGGCTGGCCGTGGCCCGCCACATCTCCGCGATCCAGCCGCGCTAGTTTCCGTCGGCCAGGGTGCCAAATTTGGCGGGCGACCAGCCAGTCAATCAAGATTTGTAAAGCCGTTCTCCGCCGCGGAACTTCCCCTGTGGATAACTGCTCTAACCAACCGCAAACCAAGGCCTGGCGCGGTGTGCCAGCCCGTGAGATACGGGGTTCCATTTCCCGTTGCGGGTGCTACACTGTGGCCGACTTTGCACTTTCGGTGCCGCTCAAAAGCTGAACAGCTCAGGGCCGGAGGGAGCAAGCCGCCGCAAACTACTGGTCCCGGTAAGATTTAGTCCGGGCAGCAAGTGCCAAGCGGGGCAACAGAGAGTTATTAGGAGGATCCTGGATGGGAACCAGTCTACAGCCGATTCATACACTGTCTCCGGGCGCTAATCTGAACGCCTACATTCAGACAGTCAGCGGTTTCGAGGTGCTGTCCGCCGAGGAAGAGAAGAAACTCGCGGAAGACCTGTACTATCACGAAGACCTGGACGCTGCCCGTCAGCTGGTCATGTCTCACCTGCGCTTTGTCGTGCATATCGCCAAGTCGTACTCCGGTTACGGCCTGAACCAGGGCGACCTGATTCAGGAAGGTAACGTGGGGCTGATGAAAGCGGTGAAGCGCTTTAACCCTGAAAAGGGTGTTCGCCTGGTGTCCTTTGCGGTGCACTGGATCAAGGCGGAGATTCACGAATTTATCCTGCGCAACTGGCGCATCGTAAAAATTGCCACCACCAAGGCCCAGCGCAAGCTGTTCTTCAATCTGCGCGGGCAGAAGAAGAAGCTGGCGTGGCTGAGCAATGATGAAGCCAAGCGCGTAGCGGAAGAGTTGAACGTGGACGTTGCCCACGTGCACGAGATGGAGGGGCGTCTGGCGGCCCACGATGCGGCATTTGATGCCGGCGTGGACGACGACGAAGACACCGCATGGCAGGCCCCGGCGCACTACCTGGAAGACCGTCGTTACGACCCGGCGACCATGCTGGAAAACGACAACTGGCAGGAAACCAGCGTAAACAGCCTGACCGCCGCGATGGAGCAGCTGGACGATCGCAGCCGCGACATCATCGAGGCGCGCTGGCTGAGCGAGTCCAAAGCGACTCTGCACGAGCTGGCCGACAAATACGGCGTCTCCGCTGAGCGAATCCGCCAGCTTGAGAAAAACGCCATGAAAAAAGTCCGGGTGGCGATGGAGGCCTGACAGCCTTCTCACT
This is a stretch of genomic DNA from Microbulbifer bruguierae. It encodes these proteins:
- the ftsE gene encoding cell division ATP-binding protein FtsE — its product is MIQFDNVNKRYESGQDALGRVSLEIGRAEMVFLTGHSGAGKSTLLKLLTAIERPTRGSIIVSGQNLNRLRNSQIPYYRRNLGIVFQNHQLLFDRSVFDNVALPLSVSGCSKREVGRRVRAALDKVGLLHKENQNPIVLSGGEQQRVGIARAVVNKPALLVADEPTGNLDPKLSEEIMELFRQFNAVGTTVLIASHDLELIARMRQRVLTLHAGQLIYDGYPSREPAY
- the ftsX gene encoding permease-like cell division protein FtsX, which encodes MNQRIKPASRLSNSPAVERPRTTGAVTARTSGGDRLRSWLGHHREMWRECWVRFFASPMSSGMTALVIAIALALPAALQLGLTNFQRAVAGWDGQPQISVFLQKRAKEAVVADWAEDLRADPLVAAVTYISPEQALAEFQQASGLGDALAGMENNPLPAVLLVRSAGSDNSDLEALAERLRASALTDSVVLDMAWVQRLAQLTALGRRMSLGLAFLLALGVLLVVVNSIRLHIENRREEILVVKLVGGTDAFVRRPFLYTGLCYGLVGGLIAWLLVSVGVWLLAGPVSGLANLYGSGFRLDGPGVTYLFGLAGGAALLGLTGAWLAVARHISAIQPR
- the rpoH gene encoding RNA polymerase sigma factor RpoH, whose protein sequence is MGTSLQPIHTLSPGANLNAYIQTVSGFEVLSAEEEKKLAEDLYYHEDLDAARQLVMSHLRFVVHIAKSYSGYGLNQGDLIQEGNVGLMKAVKRFNPEKGVRLVSFAVHWIKAEIHEFILRNWRIVKIATTKAQRKLFFNLRGQKKKLAWLSNDEAKRVAEELNVDVAHVHEMEGRLAAHDAAFDAGVDDDEDTAWQAPAHYLEDRRYDPATMLENDNWQETSVNSLTAAMEQLDDRSRDIIEARWLSESKATLHELADKYGVSAERIRQLEKNAMKKVRVAMEA